The proteins below come from a single Fusarium verticillioides 7600 chromosome 3, whole genome shotgun sequence genomic window:
- a CDS encoding ATP adenylyltransferase — protein MPRIKAPSNLPELVKSTFTKARSEGDLHYFPTQVAILNVDSIPFQLRFSPSLANKPKAPSKDLTKPQKPFDPFENPSPALKVTDLGPSHYLVLNKFAVVPEHFILATTEFKAQTHVLEESDLEATLACIEAYETARRTQAEQGHRDGTLGGGDGLFAFFNCGDHSGASQPHRHIQLLPISRMKDGFEADTPWSVLADQLKAKIAPFATFAEDIKLGMSGADLHSTYLRLYRKACRAVALYTKDPLHTEEAPAEGPTRISYNMAMTKDTLVVCPRLAEGVKLQSQDGDILGTVSLNGTLLAGTALVKNELEWEALKKDPETLRNVLQDIGVPTTLDIGGTLRL, from the exons ATGCCTCGTATCAAAGCTCCCTCAAACCTCCCTGAGCTTGTCAAATCCACATTCACAAAGGCTCGCTCCGAGGGTGATTTGCATTATTTCCCCACTCAAGTCGCCATCCTCAATGTTGATTCCATCCCC TTCCAACTCCGCTTCTCGCCCTCTTTGGCAAACAAACCAAAGGCGCCGTCAAAGGACCTCACCAAACCCCAAAAGCCCTTTGACCCTTTTGAGAACCCATCTCCCGCTCTCAAGGTCACAGATCTTGGGCCCTCCCACTATCTCGTGCTGAACAAGTTTGCTGTTGTTCCCGAGCACTTCATTCTTGCCACGACAGAGTTCAAAGCCCAAACTCATGTCCTCGAAGAGTCTGACCTCGAGGCCACACTCGCCTGTATTGAGGCATATGAAACTGCCAGAAGAACCCAAGCAGAGCAAGGCCACCGCGATGGCACACTCGGCGGCGGTGATGgcctctttgcctttttcaACTGCGGTGACCACTCCGGTGCAAGCCAACCTCATCGTCACATCCAACTCCTCCCCATCTCCAGAATGaaagatggcttcgaggCTGACACTCCTTGGTCTGTCCTCGCTGATCAactcaaagccaagatcgcTCCGTTTGCTACATTTGCCGAAGACATCAAGCTTGGCATGTCTGGAGCAGACTTGCACTCAACTTATCTCCGACTCTACCGCAAAGCCTGTCGGGCCGTTGCTCTCTACACCAAAGACCCCCTCCACACTGAAGAAGCACCCGCTGAGGGTCCCACAAGAATCAGTTacaacatggccatgacCAAAGACACACTTGTTGTCTGCCCCCGCCTGGCAGAGGGCGTCAAGCTCCAAAGCCAGGACGGTGATATACTTGGTACCGTCTCTCTCAACGGCACCCTTCTTGCCGGTACAGCACTGGTCAAGAACGAGTTGGAGTGggaagctctcaagaaaGATCCCGAGACGCTACGCAACGTCCTACAAGATATCGGAGTGCCAACCACATTGGATATTGGCGGAACACTTCGCTTGTAG
- a CDS encoding Delta(14)-sterol reductase gives MAGKNKQPASEEQHGYEFFGPPGAFVISFFLPILVYVFNFVCNDISGCPAPSLLHPKALSLDALKHEVGWPSNGVAGLVSWKGTAAVIGYNVLSLILYRVLPAVEVEGTELRSGGKLKYRFNTLYSSTFTLAVLAAGTAAQGAEFPVWTFMSENFIQILSANIIYSYLVSTFVYVRSFSVKPGNKENRELAAGGHSGNMLYDWFIGRELNPRISIPLIGEVDIKEFLELRPGMMGWIIMNCSWCAQQYRNYGFVTDSSILITAVQALYVFDSWWNEPAILTTMDITTDGFGMMLAFGDIVWVPYVYSLQTRYLSVHPVSLGPLGLAGMLGLIGLGFYIFRSANNEKNRFRTNPDDPRISHLKYIQTQKGSKLLTTGWWGIARHINYLGDWIQSWPYCLPTGLAGYQILSAGTHAEGAWVMRDGREVIQGEAKGWGMLITYFYILYFAILLVHRERRDDDKCHRKYGKDWEEYRKIVRYRIIPGIY, from the exons ATGGCTGGCAAAAATAAACAGCCGGCTTCAGAGGAGCAACACGGCTACGAGTTCTTCGGCCC TCCTGGCGCCTTTGTCATCTCGTTCTTCCTCCCCATCCTCGTATACGTCTTCAACTTCGTCTGCAACGACATCTCAGGCTGCCCCGCGCCATCTCTGCTTCACCCCAAGGCCCTATCGCTCGATGCCTTGAAACACGAAGTCGGATGGCCCAGCAATGGCGTCGCTGGCCTGGTCAGCTGGAAGGGAACCGCCGCTGTGATTGGGTACAACGTCCTTTCGCTGATCCTCTACCGTGTTCTGCCCGcggttgaagttgagggcaCCGAGTTGCGCTCTGGAGGAAAACTCAAGTACCGATTTAACA CTTTGTACTCTAGCACCTTCACCCTGGCCGTCCTTGCCGCTGGAACCGCTGCTCAGGGTGCCGAGTTTCCGGTCTGGACCTTCATGTCGGAGAACTTCATTCAGATCCTTTCCGCCAACATCATCTACTCCTACCTTGTGTCCACCTTTGTCTACGTTCGAAGCTTTAGCGTCAAGCCCGGAAATAAGGAGAACCGCGAGCTTGCTGCTGGAGGCCACTCTGGAAACATGCTATACGATTGGTTCATCGGTCGTGAACTGAACCCCCGTATTTCGATCCCTCTCATCGGCGAGGTTGACATTAAGGAgtttcttgagcttcgaccTGGAATGATGGGCTGGATTATTATGAACTGCTCGTGGTGCGCCCAGCAGTATCGCAACTATGGCTTCGTGACCGATAGCTCTATCCTCATCACGGCTGTTCAGGCCCTGTATGTCTTCGACTCTTGGTGGAATGAGCCTGCGATCTTGACGACCATGGATATCACCACCGACGGCTTCGGTATGATGTTGGCCTTTGGCGATATTGTCTGGGTTCCATATGTCTACTCGCTGCAGACCCGATATCTCTCCGTTCACCCTGTCTCCCTCGGCCCTCTCGGCCTAGCCGGTATGTTGGGTCTCATCGGCCTTGGCTTCTACATCTTCCGCTCAgccaacaacgagaagaaccGCTTCCGAACCAACCCCGACGACCCCAGAATCTCTCACCTCAAGTACATCCAGACCCAGAAGGGCAGCAAACTTCTCACGACAGGCTGGTGGGGAATCGCCCGTCACATCAACTACCTGGGCGATTGGATCCAGTCGTGGCCCTATTGTCTCCCTACCGGTCTCGCCGGCTACCAGATCCTCAGCGCCGGGACTCATGCCGAGGGCGCGTGGGTTATGCGAGACGGTCGAGAGGTTATCCAGGGCGAAGCTAAGGGATGGGGCATGCTCATCACCTACTTCTACATCCTGTACTTTGCTATCCTCCTCGTTCACCGCGAGAGACGTGACGATGACAAGTGCCACCGCAAGTACGGCAAGGACTGGGAGGAGTACCGCAAGATTGTTCGATACCGAATCATCCCTGGTATCTACTGA
- a CDS encoding beta-glucosidase translates to MKLNWVAAALSIGAAGTDSAVALASAVPDTLAGVKVVTRDTLAYSPPHYPSPWMDPNAVGWEEAYAKAKSFVSQLTLMEKVNLTTGVGWQGERCVGNVGSIPRLGMRGLCLQDGPLGIRLSDYNSAFPAGTTAGASWSKSLWYERGLLMGTEFKEKGIDIALGPATGPLGRTAAGGRNWEGFTVDPYMAGHAMAEAVKGIQDAGVIACAKHYIANEQEHFRQSGEVQSRKYNISESLSSNLDDKTMHELYAWPFADAVRAGVGSVMCSYNQINNSYGCQNSKLLNGILKDEMGFQGFVMSDWAAQHTGAASAVAGLDMSMPGDTAFDSGYSFWGGNLTLAVINGTVPAWRVDDMALRIMSAFFKVGKTIEDLPDINFSSWTRDTFGFVHTFAQENREQVNFGVNVQHDHKSHIREAAAKGSVVLKNTGSLPLKNPKFLAVIGEDAGPNPAGPNGCGDRGCDNGTLAMAWGSGTSQFPYLITPDQGLSNRATQDGTRYESILTNNEWASVQALVSQPNVTAIVFANADSGEGYIEVDGNFGDRKNLTLWQQGDELIKNVSSICPNTIVVLHTVGPVLLADYEKNPNITAIVWAGLPGQESGNAIADLLYGKVSPGRSPFTWGRTRESYGTEVLYEANNGRGAPQDDFSEGVFIDYRHFDRRSPSTDGKSSPNNTAAPLYEFGHGLSWSTFEYSDLNIQKNVENPYSPPAGQTIPAPTFGNFSKNLNDYVFPKGVRYIYKFIYPFLNTSSSASEASNDGGQFGKTAEEFLPPNALNGSAQPRLPASGAPGGNPQLWDILYTVTATITNTGNATSDEIPQLYVSLGGENEPIRVLRGFDRIENIAPGQSAIFNAQLTRRDLSNWDTNAQNWVITDHPKTVWVGSSSRKLPLSAKLE, encoded by the exons ATGAAGCTGAATTGGGTCGCCGCAGCCCTGTCTATAGGTGCTGCTGGCACTGACAGCGCAGTTGCTCTTGCTTCTGCAGTTCCAGACACTTTGGCTGGTGTAAAG GTTGTCACGAGAGATACACTCGCATACTCGCCGCCTCATTATCCTTCACCATGGATGGACCCTAATGCTGTTGGCTGGGAGGAAGCTtacgccaaagccaagagctTTGTGTCCCAACTCACTCTCATGGAAAAGGTCAACTTGACCACTGGTGTTGG ATGGCAAGGCGAACGCTGTGTAGGAAACGTGGGATCAATTCCTCGTCTCGGTATGCGAGGTCTCTGTCTCCAGGATGGTCCTCTTGGAATTCGTCTGTCCGACTACAACAGCGCTTTTCCCGCTGGCACCACAGCTGGTGCTTCTTGGAGCAAGTCTCTCTGGTATGAGAGAGGTCTCCTGATGGGCACTgagttcaaggagaagggtatCGATATCGCTCTTGGTCCTGCTACTGGACCTCTTGGTCgcactgctgctggtggaCGAAACTGGGAAGGCTTCACCGTTGATCCTTATATGGCTGGCCACGCCATGGCCGAGGCCGTCAAGGGTATTCAAGACGCAGGTGTCATTGCTTGTGCTAAGCATTACATCGCAAACGAGCAGG AGCACTTCCGACAGAGTGGCGAGGTCCAGTCCCGCAAGTACAACATCTCCGAgtctctctcctccaacctGGATGACAAGACTATGCACGAGCTCTACGCCTGGCCCTTCGCTGACGCCGTCCGCGCCGGCGTCGGTTCCGTCATGTGCTCGTACAACCAGATCAACAACTCGTACGGTTGCCAGAActccaagctcctcaacGGTATCCTCAAGGACGAGATGGGCTTCCAGGGTTTCGTCATGAGCGATTGGGCGGCCCAGCATACCGGTGCCGCTTCTGCCGTCGCTGGTCTCGATATGAGCATGCCTGGTGACACTGCCTTCGACAGCGGATACAGCTTCTGGGGCGGAAACTTGACTCTGGCTGTCATCAACGGAACTGTTCCCGCCTGGCGAGTTGATGACATGGCTCTGCGAATCATGtctgccttcttcaaggttgGAAAGACGATAGAGGATCTTCCCgacatcaacttctcctcctggACCCGCGACACCTTCGGCTTCGTGCATACATTTGCTCAAGAGAACCGCGAGCAGGTCAACTTTGGAGTCAACGTCCAGCACGACCACAAGAGCCACATCCGTGAGGCCGCTGCCAAGGGAAGCGTCGTGCTCAAGAACACCGGGTCCCTTCCCCTCAAGAACCCAAAGTTCCTCGCTGTCATTGGTGAGGACGCCGGTCCCAACCCTGCTGGACCCAATGGTTGTGGTGACCGTGGTTGCGATAATGGTACCCTGGCTATGGCTTGGGGCTCGGGAACTTCCCAATTCCCTTACTTGATCACCCCCGATCAAGGGCTCTCTAATCGAGCTACTCAAGACGGAACTCGATATGAGAgcatcttgaccaacaaCGAATGGGCTTCAGTACAAGCTCTTGTCAGCCAGCCTAACGTGACCGCTATCGTTTTCGCCAATGCCGACTCTGGTGAGGGATACATTGAAGTCGACGGAAACTTTGGTGATCGCAAGAACCTCACCCTCTGGCAGCAGGGAgacgagctcatcaagaacgtGTCGTCCATATGCCCCAACACCATTGTAGTTCTGCACACCGTCGGCCCTGTCCTACTCGCCGACTACGAGAAGAACCCCAACATCACTGCCATCGTCTGGGCTGGTCTTCCCGGCCAAGAGTCAGGCAATGCCATCGCTGATCTCCTCTACGGCAAGGTCAGCCCTGGCCGATCTCCCTTCACTTGGGGCCGCACCCGCGAGAGCTACGGTACTGAGGTTCTTTATGAGGCGAACAACGGCCGTGGCGCTCCTCAGGATGACTTCTCTGAGGGTGTCTTCATCGACTACCGTCACTTCGACCGACGATCTCCAAGCACCGATGGAAAGAGCTCTCCCAACAACACCGCTGCTCCTCTCTACGAGTTCGGTCACGGTCTATCTTGGTCCACCTTTGAGTACTCTGACCTCAACATCCAGAAGAACGTCGAGAACCCCTACTCTCCTCCCGCTGGCCAGACCATCCCCGCCCCAACCTTTGGCAACTTCAGCAAGAACCTCAACGACTACGTGTTCCCCAAGGGCGTCCGATACATCTACAAGTTCATCTACCCCTTCCTCAACACCTCCTCATCCGCCAGCGAGGCATCCAACGATGGTGGCCAGTTTGGTAAGACTGCCGAAGAGTTCCTCCCTCCCAACGCCCTCAACGGCTCAGCCCAGCCTCGTCTTCCCGCCTCTGGTGCCCCAGGTGGTAACCCTCAATTGTGGGACATCTTGTACACCGTCACAGCCACAATCACCAACACAGGCAACGCCACCTCCGACGAGATTCCCCAGCTGTATGTCAGCCTCGGTGGCGAGAACGAGCCCATCCGTGTTCTCCGCGGTTTCGACCGTATCGAGAACATTGCTCCCGGCCAGagcgccatcttcaacgctcAATTGACCCGTCGCGATCTGAGTAACTGGGATACAAATGCCCAGAACTGGGTCATCACTGACCATCCCAAGACTGTCTGGGTTGGAAGCAGCTCTCGCAAGCTGCCTCTCAGCGCCAAGTTGGAGTAA